One Chitinophaga varians DNA window includes the following coding sequences:
- a CDS encoding ABC transporter permease, which yields MKEFFRLLKREFKLFLGNSTLRSVFFLAPVLYATLIGFVYKAGKVENIPVIVIDKDNTPLSAQLVEMLGDNKSIKTLKYLQEPANINDEVIKREAAAVVMLPARFEADILQKKYPEVNVYVNTSNVLTANFASKALQLTIGTFSAGVSIKGLQKMGMPAVRAATQYEPFKTNYITLFNTTSNYLIFMWPAMLAVVLQQVILLAMAISFAAEFQRGSFVTEYAGMRRWAFPIMLIKVIPIWTFSVLIVSIYYLMHMFFNVPLPEGILSFIWLTAVFVGSVSFMGVFVSILIPDALKATQVLMVIASPAFIISGFTWPLSAMPAFVQFMANIIPLTPFLQAFKILLIQKGSVELTFPYIRHLSILLVIYAILGWLALKIKLWYLFRTAKESKL from the coding sequence ATGAAAGAATTTTTCCGATTGTTGAAACGGGAGTTTAAGCTGTTCCTCGGCAATTCCACCCTGCGCTCCGTGTTTTTCCTGGCGCCGGTGTTATACGCCACCCTGATCGGCTTTGTATATAAAGCCGGGAAAGTGGAAAATATACCCGTGATCGTTATTGACAAAGACAATACTCCGCTGTCCGCGCAACTCGTGGAAATGCTGGGCGACAATAAAAGCATTAAAACGCTGAAGTACCTGCAGGAGCCGGCCAATATAAACGACGAAGTGATAAAAAGGGAAGCTGCGGCCGTAGTAATGCTCCCTGCCCGCTTTGAAGCCGATATCCTGCAGAAAAAATATCCGGAAGTAAACGTGTACGTGAACACCAGCAATGTGTTGACCGCCAACTTCGCGTCCAAGGCGCTGCAGCTGACCATCGGCACATTCTCCGCCGGTGTTTCCATCAAAGGATTACAGAAGATGGGAATGCCCGCTGTCAGGGCTGCTACACAGTATGAGCCGTTTAAGACCAACTACATCACGCTTTTCAATACCACCAGCAACTACCTCATCTTTATGTGGCCCGCCATGCTGGCGGTAGTATTGCAACAGGTGATACTGCTGGCCATGGCCATCAGTTTTGCGGCGGAGTTCCAGCGGGGCTCTTTTGTGACCGAATATGCCGGTATGCGGCGTTGGGCTTTCCCGATCATGCTCATCAAGGTGATTCCCATCTGGACATTCTCCGTTCTTATTGTTTCCATTTATTACCTGATGCATATGTTCTTTAACGTGCCGCTGCCGGAGGGCATCCTCAGCTTCATATGGCTGACGGCAGTTTTTGTAGGCTCTGTATCGTTCATGGGCGTGTTTGTCAGCATACTGATACCGGACGCGTTAAAGGCCACACAGGTGTTGATGGTGATTGCATCGCCGGCATTCATCATCAGCGGTTTTACATGGCCGCTCAGCGCCATGCCGGCATTTGTGCAGTTTATGGCAAATATCATTCCGCTGACGCCGTTCTTGCAGGCATTTAAAATTCTGTTGATACAGAAAGGTTCGGTGGAACTAACGTTCCCCTATATACGGCATTTAAGTATCCTGTTGGTAATATATGCCATCCTGGGCTGGCTGGCATTAAAGATAAAACTGTGGTAC
- a CDS encoding TolC family protein, translating to MKSKLSFLLLSLLFYHYAKAQTAPGFKELLDSAMVRDADLKAQQTKNKLTVLDQHKLKDVYLPTLEVSGMASYLNATAHVISPELNLQPFLNIPEGKYNNNINVSGFSGLAKADAKMLLYSGGKVRQLNKALEEKRQSENILLEKTSDEVAAVISRAYDQLALVHQSKKVLDEAKRRLDANRKTADKALGYGLITPYDHKKIELAQATLDSKMAEYEGKKELLLTQLEVLTGIDKERLRLIEPVLVPVALPAPQKTIDQRAEIRALDHGINASGFKIKAEQTWWIPKVQLMASSYYIGLYGARIKSSDNIIPPIPAIGYPGRKLDWRPTNLNIFPMLTAGVGFKWEIFDGREGKHAIETARIDRELLQNQKYDAMRKLTLNQANNQSNYNIANSQIALKKKEKEMATNALVQAEKEFRYGMSKSTQLIEAENDLEAAELDYQNAIFNQRRAAVEVMRSTQELDISKLY from the coding sequence ATGAAAAGCAAGCTGTCATTCCTACTACTTTCACTGTTATTTTACCACTACGCCAAAGCACAAACGGCCCCCGGTTTCAAAGAGCTGCTTGACAGTGCCATGGTGCGGGATGCAGACCTTAAAGCCCAACAGACTAAAAACAAACTTACTGTACTGGACCAGCATAAGCTGAAAGATGTTTACCTCCCCACCCTGGAAGTTAGCGGTATGGCCAGTTATCTCAATGCCACCGCACATGTTATTTCCCCGGAGCTGAACCTGCAACCGTTTCTCAACATCCCCGAAGGCAAGTACAATAACAACATCAATGTATCGGGTTTTTCAGGGCTGGCCAAAGCGGACGCCAAAATGCTGTTGTATTCCGGCGGTAAGGTGCGGCAGCTCAACAAAGCACTGGAGGAAAAGCGGCAGTCCGAAAACATCCTGCTGGAAAAAACATCCGATGAAGTGGCGGCAGTCATCTCCCGGGCCTATGACCAGCTGGCACTGGTGCACCAGTCCAAAAAAGTATTGGACGAGGCTAAACGAAGACTGGACGCCAACCGCAAAACAGCCGACAAAGCGCTGGGATATGGACTGATCACCCCTTATGACCATAAGAAGATAGAGCTGGCGCAAGCCACCCTCGATTCCAAAATGGCAGAATATGAAGGGAAAAAAGAACTGCTGCTCACACAACTCGAAGTGCTGACCGGCATTGACAAAGAAAGACTGCGGCTGATAGAACCGGTACTAGTGCCTGTGGCCCTACCCGCACCACAGAAAACAATCGATCAACGTGCCGAGATACGCGCACTGGACCATGGCATTAATGCGTCCGGCTTTAAAATAAAGGCAGAACAAACCTGGTGGATACCGAAAGTACAGCTGATGGCATCTTCCTATTACATAGGACTGTATGGCGCCAGGATCAAGTCGTCCGACAATATCATCCCTCCTATTCCGGCTATCGGTTATCCCGGCCGCAAGCTGGACTGGCGGCCCACCAACCTCAATATCTTCCCGATGCTGACAGCCGGCGTAGGCTTTAAATGGGAGATCTTCGACGGCAGGGAAGGCAAACATGCGATCGAAACAGCCCGCATCGACAGAGAGCTGCTGCAAAACCAGAAGTATGACGCCATGCGCAAGCTGACCTTAAACCAGGCCAACAACCAGTCCAATTACAACATCGCCAATTCGCAGATAGCCCTGAAGAAAAAAGAGAAAGAGATGGCCACCAATGCCCTGGTACAGGCGGAGAAAGAATTCAGATACGGCATGTCCAAATCGACCCAGCTGATAGAAGCGGAAAACGACCTCGAAGCCGCAGAACTGGATTATCAGAACGCCATTTTCAACCAGCGCCGCGCCGCTGTGGAAGTGATGCGGTCTACCCAGGAACTGGACATCTCCAAATTGTACTAA
- a CDS encoding HlyD family secretion protein, whose product MKRTTPILLICSLALASCSSKKANSDRFEGKAKKDVVSFAPKVTGRILNIYVKEGQSVKKGDTLALLDVPEVSAKIAQAQGAVNAATAQEQMARNGATADQLKQLQAKYKGLKEQYEFARKSYERATNMFNDSLMSPQSYDEVYAKYQGAKAQYDAVIAELDDVKRGTRAEKVNMAAGQASQAKGALQEANVAYSERYIIATNDMDIETISLNPGELATAGFALFNGYIPGSTWFRFTIPESKIAAYKKGQDVKMKVLYNNEEIDGTIAYIKQLTRYADITTAFPDYQPQDAIYEIKVQPKDESKTKDILVNASVLLK is encoded by the coding sequence ATGAAAAGAACTACACCCATATTATTGATCTGTTCACTGGCACTGGCGAGCTGTTCTTCCAAAAAGGCCAACAGCGACCGTTTCGAGGGCAAAGCCAAAAAAGATGTGGTGTCTTTTGCGCCGAAGGTTACCGGCAGAATCCTGAACATCTATGTTAAAGAAGGACAAAGCGTGAAAAAGGGAGATACCCTTGCCCTGCTGGACGTACCGGAAGTTTCCGCCAAAATAGCGCAGGCACAGGGAGCCGTGAATGCCGCCACCGCACAGGAGCAGATGGCGCGCAACGGTGCTACGGCCGATCAGCTCAAACAGCTCCAGGCGAAATACAAAGGATTAAAGGAACAATATGAATTCGCCCGGAAATCATATGAAAGGGCCACCAACATGTTCAACGACAGCCTCATGTCTCCGCAGTCCTACGACGAGGTATATGCCAAATACCAGGGCGCCAAAGCCCAGTACGACGCGGTGATCGCCGAACTGGACGACGTCAAAAGAGGCACCCGTGCAGAGAAAGTGAATATGGCCGCCGGTCAGGCATCACAGGCCAAAGGCGCTTTACAGGAAGCCAACGTGGCCTACTCCGAGCGTTACATCATCGCCACCAACGACATGGACATAGAGACCATCAGCCTGAACCCCGGAGAGCTGGCCACTGCCGGCTTTGCGCTGTTCAACGGTTATATCCCCGGCAGCACCTGGTTCCGCTTCACCATACCGGAAAGTAAAATTGCCGCCTATAAAAAAGGACAGGACGTAAAAATGAAAGTGCTGTATAACAACGAAGAAATAGACGGCACCATCGCTTATATCAAACAGCTGACCCGCTACGCGGACATTACCACCGCATTCCCCGACTATCAGCCGCAGGACGCGATCTATGAGATCAAGGTACAGCCCAAAGATGAAAGCAAGACCAAAGACATATTGGTAAATGCAAGTGTTTTACTGAAATAA